AGATTTCGAAATCAAGTCCATACTTTTCTAAAAACTCAAGACCTGATAAGTTGTCTTTATTCCTTTCTCCGTATAAAAACTTTACCTCTTTTCCATTTTCAAGAAACTTTCTCGCAGTTAAAAACAGTCCGCCAATGCCGATACCACCTGCTATAAAAAGGTATTTCTTAGCGTCATCCTCAAAATAGTTTCCAAGAGGTAATATAACGCTTACTTCTTCTCCTTTTTTAACTTCTGTTAAAAGAGAAGTTCCTCGTCCGTAAACTCTATAAAGAAAAGAAACAAAATTTCCCTCAACGTTAAAAATTCCAAGTGGTCTTCTAAGAAGTGGATCAAAAACCCTTTTATCCCTTACCTGGACCATTCCAAACTGGCCAGGTTTAATTTTCTCCAAAGTCCCTTTATCTACTTCTATAGTGAGTATGTAATCTTTTCCTGTTATGTGCCTATTTTCGACTACTTTAAACTCCATCTTTAATCTCTCTTAGCACAAATTTTTCCATTAGCGATTTCCATAAGTGCTATAACAGTTTTTTTGTGTTCCTCCCCTTTTTCATCTTTTCCGAAAGTGTAGTTATCGATTGTATAAAGGTGTCTTGCCCTTTTAGCTGCTACGTGAACAGTTTCGTAGTAGTTTCCAATATTTTCAACTACAGGTTCTAATGGAATTCTCTTAGACATCGTTAGCCTCCTTTATTAACTTCAAAATATTCTCATCCTTAACAACCTTTTGAATTTCGTTTTTTAACCTTTCCGTCTTACACTTTTCAGCCGTAATGATAGACTTTAATTTCTCAAAAGCAACCTCAAGAATGTCATTAAC
The sequence above is a segment of the Desulfurobacteriaceae bacterium genome. Coding sequences within it:
- a CDS encoding dihydroorotate dehydrogenase electron transfer subunit — protein: MEFKVVENRHITGKDYILTIEVDKGTLEKIKPGQFGMVQVRDKRVFDPLLRRPLGIFNVEGNFVSFLYRVYGRGTSLLTEVKKGEEVSVILPLGNYFEDDAKKYLFIAGGIGIGGLFLTARKFLENGKEVKFLYGERNKDNLSGLEFLEKYGLDFEIYTEDGSFGKKGFVTSELEKFKDYKWLACGPTPMLRAVKDIAIELGVECLLSLDRRMACGVGACLGCTVETVNGYKRCCVEGPIFNAREVIF
- the rpoZ gene encoding DNA-directed RNA polymerase subunit omega, producing the protein MSKRIPLEPVVENIGNYYETVHVAAKRARHLYTIDNYTFGKDEKGEEHKKTVIALMEIANGKICAKRD